A single genomic interval of uncultured Desulfobacter sp. harbors:
- a CDS encoding methyltransferase domain-containing protein, producing MDKKRSFDEFAEAYDAWFFDNMNLLNSEVNLVAYFMKDAGDAFSVGCGSGLFESILKRDFNIPIQYGLEPSDGMAEIARKRGISVDVTTAEDADLGEEQYDTILFNGTPSYINDLQSVFHKAYTALRKRGKIVVIDVPKESSYATMYNLAKSLETWEHPLLEGVHPRDPYPIEFVKVANWRTTTEKVEMLKTAGFQDFDYAQTLTKHPLYSNNMEEQPIPGFDCGDYVAICAFKK from the coding sequence ATGGATAAAAAAAGAAGTTTTGATGAATTTGCAGAAGCATATGATGCGTGGTTTTTTGACAATATGAATCTGTTAAATTCAGAGGTGAACCTGGTCGCTTATTTTATGAAAGATGCGGGTGATGCCTTTTCTGTAGGGTGCGGAAGTGGTCTTTTTGAATCAATCCTGAAAAGAGATTTTAACATTCCCATTCAGTACGGTCTCGAACCATCAGACGGAATGGCTGAGATTGCCCGCAAACGCGGGATAAGTGTTGATGTAACCACAGCGGAAGACGCCGATCTGGGCGAAGAACAATACGATACAATCCTATTCAACGGCACACCAAGCTATATCAATGACCTGCAGTCCGTGTTTCACAAAGCCTATACTGCTTTGAGAAAAAGAGGTAAAATCGTGGTTATTGATGTTCCTAAGGAAAGTTCATACGCAACCATGTATAACCTGGCAAAAAGTCTCGAAACATGGGAACATCCATTGTTGGAAGGCGTTCACCCAAGGGACCCGTATCCAATTGAATTTGTAAAGGTTGCCAACTGGCGTACAACGACTGAGAAAGTAGAGATGCTTAAAACAGCAGGTTTTCAAGATTTTGATTATGCACAAACGCTCACTAAACATCCGCTATACTCAAACAATATGGAAGAACAACCAATTCCGGGGTTTGACTGCGGTGATTATGTTGCCATTTGTGCCTTTAAAAAATAA
- a CDS encoding Druantia anti-phage system protein DruA, with protein sequence MIIHCGRKISSKELMQICETVKTFSRLSRNELVHTVCEHLGWYTASGRNKFEACLKLLQRLEAEDFIQLPEKGKGKRGPKNPKELIPTDRTRPQKELDGKLSDIGPVFLRIAQTKDEVSLVNEYLHRYHYLGYKKPFGCHLRYLIKAQDLILGCMLFGGAAKALKQRDQWIGWNAEERLRNLGFVINNGRFLIFPWVNVRHLASHILGKAVRGLLQDWEARWGYRPALLETFVDPQRFEGTCYRLQISDTLA encoded by the coding sequence GTGATAATCCACTGTGGCCGTAAGATTAGCAGTAAGGAACTGATGCAGATTTGTGAGACGGTTAAGACTTTTTCACGACTGAGTCGAAATGAGTTGGTGCATACAGTATGTGAGCATCTGGGTTGGTATACCGCTTCAGGTAGAAATAAGTTCGAGGCCTGCCTGAAATTGCTTCAGCGTTTGGAAGCAGAAGATTTCATACAACTGCCTGAAAAAGGTAAAGGCAAGAGAGGACCGAAAAATCCCAAAGAGCTTATACCAACAGACAGAACCCGTCCTCAAAAGGAATTGGATGGTAAACTTTCAGATATTGGCCCAGTCTTTTTGAGGATCGCACAGACCAAAGACGAGGTCTCACTGGTAAATGAATACCTTCATCGCTATCATTACCTAGGTTACAAAAAACCATTTGGGTGTCATCTACGCTATCTTATCAAGGCCCAAGATTTAATCTTGGGTTGCATGTTGTTTGGTGGGGCCGCCAAGGCCTTGAAACAGCGAGATCAATGGATCGGCTGGAATGCTGAAGAGCGATTAAGGAACCTGGGATTTGTTATAAATAACGGCCGCTTTCTAATTTTTCCCTGGGTCAACGTCAGGCACTTGGCAAGTCACATATTGGGCAAAGCTGTCAGAGGCCTGCTGCAAGATTGGGAGGCGCGCTGGGGGTACCGGCCGGCGTTGCTGGAGACCTTTGTCGATCCGCAACGCTTCGAAGGGACGTGTTACCGGCTGCAAATTTCAGATACCTTGGCATGA
- a CDS encoding transposase family protein has translation MSKPSRRPNREEIKAQNKQYKKAQRQLLQDEKAKGLQKSSRVTISNCKCRFESIEQEGRIRNETVAEHLSIFRSKLPVLLKRLAKIHDPRNPKKIKHKVSTLMIYGILTFVFQMTSCRQANREMTQPMFWQNLQFFFPELETLPHHDTLKRLLAKININQIEELHLDLITDLIRKKKFRRYLINNCYPIAIDGTGKFKRDWLWEEQCQERTIKKDDETKKQYHVYVLEANLAFRDGMTIPLMSEILSYTQGDTDNDKQDCELKAFYRLASRLKKAFPALKIMVLLDGLYAKGPVAEICRKNKWQFMIVLKDGALPSVMKEFEALSALEKEKLHRHTWGNRKQIFRWVNGIDYRFESNDKKSQILHVVECQESWKEVDRDSRKPEEKNSRHVWLSSEPLNRFNLHERCNLAARSRWCIESCILVEKHHGYVYENCFSYDWNVMKGYHVLMRLGHVFNTLARYSDRLARIIKDTGVRGLIRFMWSTMSAPWLDYTWLEKHLAAPFQLRLM, from the coding sequence ATGAGCAAACCAAGCCGAAGACCCAATCGTGAGGAGATCAAAGCCCAAAATAAGCAGTACAAAAAAGCACAAAGACAGTTGCTTCAGGATGAAAAGGCAAAGGGATTGCAGAAATCTTCTCGTGTTACAATTTCCAATTGTAAGTGTCGATTTGAAAGCATTGAGCAGGAGGGTCGCATTCGCAATGAGACTGTGGCAGAGCACCTGAGTATTTTTCGGTCCAAATTGCCTGTTTTGCTCAAGCGTCTTGCCAAAATTCATGACCCACGAAACCCCAAAAAGATAAAGCATAAAGTATCCACGCTCATGATTTATGGGATACTGACCTTTGTGTTTCAGATGACTTCTTGCCGCCAAGCCAACAGAGAAATGACTCAGCCAATGTTCTGGCAGAATCTTCAATTTTTTTTCCCGGAGCTTGAAACCCTTCCCCACCATGACACATTGAAGCGTCTATTAGCCAAGATAAACATCAATCAAATCGAAGAGCTCCATCTTGATCTGATCACAGATTTGATCCGGAAAAAGAAATTTCGACGATACCTGATCAATAACTGTTACCCAATTGCCATTGATGGTACCGGCAAATTCAAACGCGACTGGCTCTGGGAAGAACAGTGCCAGGAGCGTACTATCAAAAAAGATGATGAAACCAAGAAGCAGTATCATGTTTATGTTCTGGAAGCTAATCTTGCGTTTCGCGATGGAATGACCATTCCGCTAATGAGTGAAATATTGAGCTACACCCAGGGAGATACCGACAATGATAAACAGGATTGTGAACTCAAGGCATTTTACCGGTTGGCCTCTCGTTTGAAGAAGGCATTTCCAGCGTTGAAAATCATGGTGCTTTTGGATGGGCTTTATGCAAAGGGGCCTGTGGCAGAAATTTGCCGCAAAAACAAATGGCAATTCATGATCGTATTAAAAGATGGTGCCTTGCCCAGCGTAATGAAAGAATTTGAAGCTCTTTCGGCACTTGAAAAAGAAAAACTGCACCGGCACACATGGGGTAACCGGAAGCAGATTTTTAGATGGGTTAATGGCATCGACTACCGGTTTGAGTCAAACGATAAGAAAAGCCAGATCCTGCACGTCGTTGAGTGCCAGGAGAGTTGGAAGGAAGTTGACCGGGATAGCAGGAAACCGGAAGAAAAAAACAGTCGCCATGTGTGGCTTTCCAGCGAACCTCTGAATAGATTCAATCTTCACGAACGGTGCAACCTGGCCGCCCGATCCCGTTGGTGCATCGAAAGCTGTATTCTTGTTGAAAAACATCATGGATATGTATACGAGAACTGTTTCTCGTATGACTGGAACGTCATGAAAGGATATCATGTCCTGATGCGCCTGGGACATGTGTTCAACACTTTGGCTCGATATTCAGATCGGCTTGCCAGAATTATTAAAGATACCGGCGTAAGGGGCTTGATCCGTTTTATGTGGAGTACTATGTCCGCTCCCTGGTTGGATTATACGTGGCTGGAAAAACATTTGGCAGCCCCCTTTCAACTGCGACTGATGTGA
- a CDS encoding reverse transcriptase family protein, with translation METWSAHLLFQEASKQLDVDTAILVQRYANSLRNRRLPVIFSLGHLGRITGIDYDFLHASVNRKRESANYNMFSIRKRSRGRRFIHAVNGELYNLQKFINEEILQKVEPHPSSYAFHSSGGIKQCAAMHCGCKWLLQFDLKDFFYTISEIEVFKAFVELGYRPLLAFELARLCTTLRLPKTKSFYAHSNKFFTVSPFNFKDGEDYPYIPQRSIGVLPQGAPTSPMLSNIVAIKLDSFLYDYAQENGFVYTRYADDMAFSSSVLPPKKSIARIKRQC, from the coding sequence ATGGAAACTTGGTCGGCACACCTTCTTTTTCAAGAAGCATCCAAACAGTTGGATGTTGACACTGCTATTCTGGTTCAACGCTATGCTAACAGCCTGCGGAATCGAAGACTTCCTGTAATCTTTTCGTTAGGACACTTGGGAAGGATAACGGGGATTGATTACGACTTCTTACATGCAAGTGTCAATCGCAAGCGCGAATCAGCCAACTACAATATGTTTTCAATACGGAAACGATCCAGAGGACGACGCTTCATACACGCAGTTAATGGGGAACTTTATAATCTACAAAAATTCATTAACGAAGAAATCCTACAGAAGGTCGAACCGCACCCATCATCTTATGCGTTTCATTCCTCAGGAGGGATAAAACAATGTGCTGCCATGCATTGTGGCTGCAAATGGCTCCTGCAATTTGACCTCAAAGATTTTTTTTACACAATTTCGGAAATCGAGGTTTTCAAAGCGTTTGTCGAACTTGGATATCGTCCTTTGCTGGCCTTCGAATTAGCTCGTCTGTGTACAACCTTGCGTTTGCCTAAAACTAAGAGTTTTTACGCCCATTCTAATAAGTTCTTCACGGTTTCCCCTTTTAATTTTAAAGATGGGGAGGATTATCCTTATATACCGCAGAGGTCGATTGGAGTATTACCCCAAGGTGCACCTACCAGCCCTATGCTTAGCAATATCGTGGCTATAAAACTTGACAGTTTTCTGTACGACTATGCCCAGGAGAATGGTTTTGTATATACCCGATACGCCGATGATATGGCGTTCTCATCAAGTGTGCTGCCTCCCAAAAAGTCAATTGCACGTATAAAAAGGCAGTGCTGA
- a CDS encoding potassium transporter produces the protein MAEKIWVLGSGTFGVRAVRQLSGIHGAGSITLVDPSAQALDQATVIGINKVCEEGAAFLHKNLSESERPDWIVPALPVHLAWEWILLKLGQNRLVRSPLPEILVSSLPNAITGDSGDIYVSHADFICPPNCSEPDQFCTRTGEPRKKDMYRLLAQMGQKDMPFFVIQSLQLGPGVGGYQAKTLFDLLDKIMGCQGLNAVVTACRCHGVITGGKRIGDPI, from the coding sequence ATGGCAGAGAAAATTTGGGTTCTGGGTAGCGGCACTTTTGGTGTTAGAGCGGTTAGACAGTTAAGCGGCATCCATGGCGCCGGCAGCATCACCCTTGTGGACCCCAGCGCCCAGGCATTGGATCAGGCAACAGTTATAGGTATCAATAAAGTTTGCGAAGAGGGGGCGGCCTTTTTACACAAAAATCTTTCGGAGAGTGAGAGACCGGACTGGATAGTTCCGGCCCTGCCGGTCCACTTGGCCTGGGAATGGATTTTATTGAAGTTGGGACAAAACCGTCTGGTACGCTCTCCTTTGCCGGAAATCTTGGTTTCTTCTCTTCCCAACGCTATTACCGGTGATTCAGGAGATATCTATGTCAGCCATGCTGACTTTATCTGTCCTCCTAATTGCAGCGAGCCGGATCAGTTTTGCACCAGAACCGGGGAACCAAGAAAAAAGGATATGTATCGACTCCTTGCTCAAATGGGACAGAAAGATATGCCTTTTTTTGTAATCCAGAGTCTACAACTGGGGCCGGGGGTTGGCGGATATCAAGCCAAGACCCTTTTTGATCTTCTGGACAAGATTATGGGTTGCCAAGGACTTAACGCCGTGGTCACGGCCTGCCGTTGCCACGGTGTGATTACCGGTGGGAAACGGATCGGAGATCCTATTTAA
- the rrtA gene encoding rhombosortase, translating into MDKKEAQTLKKLPIITFSIVFISMGTFLLPETTSILIFDREAIFNGEIWRLFSSHWVHFSINHLVYNLLVFVISGWVVERKSYSQLLFLYTLMTFGICMALLLFKPGMIYYGGLSGISCGLIYYCALLKMGEEHWRTVCQGIIIFLPVKVAIELYSNASILPYWGHQPFVIMPVSHAMGIATALLFYIGVEVKPIYRMFPTIKIHRTNR; encoded by the coding sequence ATGGACAAAAAAGAAGCGCAAACACTAAAAAAATTACCAATAATAACCTTCTCTATCGTTTTTATTAGTATGGGAACTTTTCTTTTACCTGAGACCACCTCAATATTAATATTTGACAGGGAAGCAATATTCAACGGTGAGATATGGCGTCTGTTTTCATCTCATTGGGTTCATTTTAGCATCAACCACCTTGTCTATAACCTTTTGGTATTTGTAATTTCAGGCTGGGTTGTTGAAAGAAAAAGCTATTCCCAATTGTTATTTTTATACACTTTAATGACCTTTGGGATTTGTATGGCTTTATTACTTTTTAAGCCCGGCATGATTTATTATGGTGGATTGTCCGGTATCTCTTGTGGTTTGATATATTATTGTGCTCTTTTGAAAATGGGAGAAGAACACTGGCGGACTGTTTGCCAAGGTATAATAATTTTTCTTCCGGTTAAGGTTGCCATAGAACTATACAGCAATGCTTCAATATTACCCTATTGGGGGCATCAGCCATTTGTAATAATGCCTGTCAGCCATGCTATGGGTATTGCGACAGCTTTATTATTTTATATTGGCGTCGAAGTTAAACCAATTTATAGGATGTTTCCAACCATCAAAATCCACCGGACGAACCGGTGA
- the rhlP gene encoding rhombotarget lipoprotein (RhlP (RHombo-target LipoProtein) is a family of predicted lipoproteins that, in general, co-occurs with a form of rhombosortase, and that has an apparent cleavage site for that enzyme, a GlyGly motif, near the C-terminus.) has product MNFWNIFKLILLLIATIILTTGCGIQTKQHRSSSVVQYLYPDRQNHVEVPGIPRLALPLRVGIAFVPENSVKSQALTETDKMDLMKEVSHHFKKYDFVKSIELIPSAYLRNDGGFGNLDQIRTMYGIDVITLLSYDQTQFTDEGLASITYWTIIGAYIIPGEKNDTHTMVDATVYDILSRKMLFRAPGTNHIKSNATPVNLTEKLRKDSLESFKVASSDLIKNLDTQLQLFKEKIKEAPEDYQITHRPGYTGGGSLDASFIILLTLLGGYGLWTKKKRKH; this is encoded by the coding sequence ATGAACTTTTGGAACATCTTCAAGCTGATTTTGTTATTAATCGCAACCATAATTTTGACGACAGGATGTGGAATCCAGACAAAACAGCATCGTAGCAGCAGTGTCGTGCAATACCTTTATCCAGACAGACAGAACCATGTCGAAGTCCCGGGCATCCCTCGGTTAGCTCTTCCATTAAGGGTCGGCATCGCTTTTGTACCGGAGAACAGTGTGAAAAGCCAAGCCTTAACAGAAACTGATAAAATGGACTTGATGAAGGAAGTTAGTCATCATTTTAAAAAATATGATTTTGTAAAGTCAATCGAGCTTATACCATCTGCCTATCTAAGGAATGATGGCGGTTTTGGCAATTTAGATCAAATCCGTACAATGTATGGCATTGATGTTATCACACTTCTTTCCTATGACCAGACTCAATTTACCGATGAGGGTTTGGCCTCTATCACATACTGGACTATCATTGGTGCTTATATAATTCCCGGTGAAAAAAATGATACCCACACTATGGTGGATGCAACTGTTTATGATATCTTAAGTCGAAAAATGCTTTTCAGGGCCCCCGGAACTAACCACATCAAGAGTAATGCAACACCGGTTAATCTTACAGAGAAACTTCGAAAAGACAGCCTTGAGAGTTTTAAAGTTGCCAGTTCAGATCTAATTAAGAATCTTGATACCCAACTTCAATTATTTAAAGAAAAAATAAAAGAAGCCCCAGAAGATTATCAGATAACTCATCGGCCTGGCTATACAGGCGGCGGAAGTCTTGATGCTTCATTTATTATTCTTTTAACCCTTTTGGGTGGATACGGCTTATGGACAAAAAAGAAGCGCAAACACTAA
- a CDS encoding SEC-C metal-binding domain-containing protein produces MKKNKIGRNDPCYCGSGKKYKKCCYQQKFDFETSNNNVPKIKISEAILKISEPLIRKFPNRKRTTVIIDMAVAAWNMSLVSEDIRENTENKIVKILPKAVDAMGVALIVEQIDILIQRKIKYYNDVKFFIKSYKLFFNDEDQLTLDINSVHFDG; encoded by the coding sequence ATGAAAAAAAATAAGATTGGCAGAAATGATCCTTGTTATTGTGGTAGCGGTAAAAAATACAAAAAATGTTGTTACCAACAGAAATTCGATTTTGAGACATCTAATAACAATGTTCCTAAAATAAAAATTTCAGAAGCTATTTTAAAAATATCTGAACCATTAATAAGGAAATTCCCAAACCGTAAACGTACTACTGTTATAATTGACATGGCCGTTGCTGCATGGAATATGTCCTTAGTTTCAGAAGACATTAGAGAAAATACTGAAAATAAAATAGTTAAAATTTTGCCAAAAGCGGTTGATGCAATGGGGGTAGCCTTAATCGTTGAGCAGATCGACATATTAATCCAGAGAAAAATTAAATATTATAATGATGTAAAATTTTTTATTAAAAGTTATAAGTTATTTTTTAATGATGAAGACCAATTAACTTTGGATATAAATTCTGTTCATTTTGATGGCTAA
- the satP gene encoding acetate uptake transporter, producing the protein MRNERLANPGPLGLMGFGMTTVLLNIHNAGFFEISAMILAMGLFYGGLAQIIAGILEFRKGNTFGVTAFISYGHFWLTLVALILLPKLGWADPTPAKFMACYLFMWGMFTLFMFFGTLQSNRSLQFVFASLTLLFFLLAVKDWTGSHLIGTIAGFEGIICGLSAIYLAMAEVLNEQYQKAILPVGAL; encoded by the coding sequence ATGAGAAACGAAAGATTAGCAAATCCTGGACCTCTCGGATTAATGGGCTTTGGAATGACAACTGTGCTTTTGAATATTCATAATGCCGGTTTTTTTGAAATCAGTGCCATGATTCTAGCGATGGGACTATTTTATGGCGGTCTGGCCCAGATTATCGCCGGTATTCTTGAATTTAGAAAAGGTAATACGTTTGGCGTTACGGCATTCATATCCTATGGCCACTTCTGGTTGACTCTGGTAGCGCTTATTCTGTTGCCCAAACTCGGCTGGGCAGATCCGACGCCTGCAAAATTTATGGCCTGCTATCTGTTCATGTGGGGCATGTTTACACTGTTTATGTTTTTTGGGACATTACAATCGAACAGAAGCCTTCAGTTTGTTTTTGCATCGCTGACGTTATTGTTTTTTCTTCTTGCAGTCAAAGACTGGACAGGTTCACATCTTATTGGAACAATTGCCGGTTTTGAAGGCATCATCTGCGGACTGAGCGCCATTTATCTTGCCATGGCGGAAGTTCTCAACGAACAATACCAAAAAGCAATTCTTCCGGTAGGCGCACTCTAA
- a CDS encoding sigma 54-interacting transcriptional regulator, producing the protein MLEYTPIAQFAIGNDHKVKVWNKAFEVLTGVSAEEIIDTDHQWKVFYSSKRPVLADLVVEQDYEKFLEIYGTKNPAQSSIVPNAWEATDYFENMNGRPRYINFLAAPVFDHTGNITGAVTTLQDITRHKIPEDAVKPESEELQQQYSLFQSSMGERFTFCNIVGKSRKMRKVYDIIVRAAAVADNVVIHGESGVGKELIARAIHDISQRKNAPFLSVNCDVSSESLLEIEFFGHVKGAVTGACNDKKGVFSHVQGGTLFLHDVGKLSLNMQVKLLRVMDGGGYSPVGSNEVFYSDFRIVAASTRNLWEEVQKGRLRSDFFYRLHVIPVDIPPLRERKEDLALLADYFLSRMKSPLHFYALPEKDIQALYNYHWPGNVRELQNVLRRYIGFHGLDGIAPPDLALPEIPPARPSGVVAVLDLAADLPLTDAVARFEKQFILSALELSRWHRGKAAKKLGVSRKTLYRKMVVHGIDLP; encoded by the coding sequence ATGTTGGAATATACGCCCATAGCCCAGTTTGCCATAGGGAACGACCACAAGGTAAAGGTATGGAACAAAGCCTTTGAAGTTCTTACCGGTGTTTCCGCTGAAGAGATTATCGACACAGACCACCAGTGGAAGGTTTTTTATTCCAGCAAACGGCCCGTTTTGGCCGATCTTGTTGTCGAGCAGGATTACGAAAAATTCCTTGAAATATACGGCACAAAAAATCCGGCACAGTCCAGTATTGTGCCGAATGCCTGGGAGGCCACAGACTATTTTGAAAATATGAACGGAAGGCCAAGATATATAAATTTTCTGGCGGCGCCTGTTTTTGACCACACAGGCAACATTACAGGCGCAGTCACAACGCTTCAGGATATTACCCGCCACAAAATTCCGGAAGACGCCGTAAAGCCTGAATCCGAAGAGCTCCAGCAACAGTATTCACTGTTTCAGTCCTCTATGGGTGAGCGCTTCACGTTCTGCAATATTGTCGGTAAAAGCCGAAAAATGCGGAAGGTCTATGATATCATTGTACGCGCGGCAGCCGTTGCCGACAATGTTGTTATCCACGGCGAATCGGGGGTAGGAAAGGAACTGATAGCACGAGCTATACACGATATCAGCCAAAGAAAAAATGCACCGTTTCTCTCTGTTAATTGTGATGTAAGTTCTGAATCTCTTCTGGAAATCGAGTTTTTTGGTCATGTAAAAGGAGCCGTTACGGGTGCCTGTAATGACAAAAAAGGCGTTTTTTCCCATGTGCAGGGCGGTACCCTGTTTCTTCATGACGTTGGAAAACTTTCCCTGAATATGCAGGTCAAGCTCCTGCGGGTAATGGATGGGGGGGGCTATTCGCCGGTCGGGAGCAATGAAGTATTTTATTCCGATTTCAGGATTGTTGCCGCCAGCACCCGTAATCTATGGGAAGAGGTTCAAAAAGGCAGGCTCCGCAGCGATTTTTTTTACCGCTTGCATGTGATACCGGTAGATATCCCGCCCCTTCGTGAACGGAAGGAAGACCTTGCTCTCCTTGCCGATTATTTTTTAAGCCGGATGAAATCACCCCTTCATTTTTATGCGTTGCCCGAAAAAGATATACAAGCGCTATACAATTACCACTGGCCCGGAAATGTCAGGGAACTCCAGAATGTTCTCCGCAGGTACATTGGCTTTCACGGTCTTGATGGTATTGCTCCCCCGGATCTCGCCCTCCCTGAGATTCCACCCGCCCGCCCCTCAGGAGTTGTGGCCGTTTTGGATTTAGCCGCAGACCTTCCGCTGACTGATGCCGTTGCCCGGTTTGAGAAACAGTTTATTCTTTCCGCCCTTGAGCTCTCCCGGTGGCACAGAGGAAAAGCAGCTAAAAAACTGGGCGTTTCCCGCAAGACACTCTATCGCAAAATGGTGGTCCATGGGATAGATCTGCCCTAA
- the rdgC gene encoding recombination-associated protein RdgC, with amino-acid sequence MGLISSTHSISRYYIDGEFPDGTAEGVRQGLIENAIPEIENEYDEISAGWTPLETPYKPDFQSASFLFGTYFAFSLRIDKKSIPAKLIQKHMAIETEKKKKESGRPFISKNEKAEIKEMVIDILMHKTPFIPNLYDVLWDYENKSLLLFSTQKAANELFETLFFKSFDHKPIRLFPYTIVETQGSFSSDEKDRVLALAPLNMKGAQ; translated from the coding sequence TTGGGATTAATCTCATCCACCCATTCCATAAGCCGTTATTACATTGACGGTGAATTTCCTGACGGTACTGCAGAAGGTGTCCGCCAGGGACTGATTGAAAACGCCATACCTGAAATTGAAAACGAATACGATGAAATTTCAGCCGGATGGACCCCCCTTGAAACCCCCTATAAACCAGACTTTCAATCGGCTTCATTTCTATTCGGCACCTATTTTGCTTTTTCTTTGCGCATTGATAAAAAATCAATCCCGGCCAAACTGATCCAGAAACATATGGCCATTGAAACAGAAAAAAAAAAGAAAGAGAGCGGCAGACCCTTTATTTCAAAAAATGAAAAAGCTGAAATAAAGGAGATGGTCATTGATATTTTAATGCACAAAACCCCATTTATTCCAAATCTCTATGATGTATTATGGGATTATGAAAACAAAAGCCTGCTTTTATTTTCCACCCAGAAGGCGGCCAATGAACTGTTTGAAACCCTGTTTTTCAAATCCTTTGACCATAAACCTATCAGGTTATTTCCCTATACAATCGTGGAAACGCAGGGCAGTTTTTCAAGTGATGAAAAAGACAGGGTGCTGGCTCTAGCCCCGTTAAATATGAAAGGGGCTCAATGA